The following coding sequences lie in one Phragmites australis chromosome 8, lpPhrAust1.1, whole genome shotgun sequence genomic window:
- the LOC133926534 gene encoding uncharacterized protein LOC133926534, with protein MAGSSSTGFPWTPATIAIALNASLQVVREGNDDPLKENNIIQAVAKLHARPICSRLTAPLQCVTTEDLRALLYHRRQMYLRVRELADHPSVIGFSRRQRTIVMSPDQYASHIQAFPEDEQLINKEISHFLTMCMLFGGGVMPGSRRRRRQSANQRGTEATSTNHPDNDEDEDDDDFMPPMPRRSNRNTGESSRNTARRRSRTTSRCHTTDREIGRGTTSEKPQDDDDDDDFMPQRPRPPRLPSPEDTDDPENDDGFARTHFYNFPEPPRRRQPSYPDSFDHRTWNSYANLRRHFPSP; from the exons atggcgggatcctctagtacaggctttccatggacacctgcaacgatcgctatagcacttaatgcctccttacaggttgtgcgcgaaggaaacgatgatccgttaaaggagaacaacataatTCAAGCCGTGgcgaaattgcatgcaagacccataTGTTCTAGGTTAACCGCGCCACTCCAATGtgtaaccaccgaggaccttagggccctcttgtatcaccggcgtcaaatgtatctgagggtccgcgaactggccgaccatccttctgtgataggtttctctaggagacaaagaacgatagtaatgtcgccagaccagtatgcatcccatattcag gctttcccggaagacgaacagttgatcaacaaagaaatctcacacttcttgacgatgtgtatgctcttcggcgggggtgtgatgcctggttcgcgtagaagacgacgacagtcagcgaatcaaaggggtacagaggcgacctctacgaatcatccagataatgacgaggacgaagacgatgacgatttcatgccccccatgcctagacgttcgaacagaaatacaggagaaagttctaggaacactgcaagaAGACGTTCACGCACAACATCGAGATGCCATACAACTGATAGGGAAATAGGACGTGGTACCACCTCAGAGAaacctcaagatgatgacgacgacgacgatttcatgccacaacgaccccgccctccgaggcttccatctccggaggacaccgatgaccctgaaaatgatgatggatttgctcgtactcatttttacaacttcccagaaccacctcggagacgacaaccatcttacccggaTAGCTTTGACCATCGCACCTGGAATTCTTacgctaatttgcgtcgccactttccttcgccctaa
- the LOC133926533 gene encoding protein MAIN-LIKE 1-like yields MAHGGLSELLQQRYDENHRGRIIFTGQQLGPLRARSVHKIKELDPRFHEPLARAGLLPFALMMDGAPMEVGGRTPLPAIDEALLTGLVDRWRPETHTFHFPFGEMAVTLRDVAMLTGLPIRGAPLIVSRPAREQWKGYVADRFGVQYDGKDAGLSMSWVHGLTQFGPCPLDADENTLMQHYEVYLYVLLGGIMFCNTAGDYVVPHIVWLAAHLASHPYEPTSYSWGSAMLAATYRGLCDATQRTKRKATITGCLHLLQLWSWEYLPISRPWVLKCYYPVHISDGIADDIRPTMGYRWIHTRLRWSQQQDHGNYSRVISDLDILSADLVDWDPWRMARVKEIADGGLLASSCSRDADLWLTTCFLLYMNCVEVYSPERVQRQFGYRQVVPVPAPRDAGRAHEWSSKGGGGTQDWASKNAEYIRRWTESAAVDVIITAGQYDEATYWDYLAWYRPRTRATLLSGPVQPGPRPFPEDRARLLHVVTEEAYEMHTQADQPFGEPSRSSSQRDRNPLREYMRTRGSRFLNAIRGLGGCAPQWRGYDQHAMDPSRASHSRRSSHSRRSSSAREEPVRSESRHTSSASARHVSCSGAEAEECTQPPAPEQVTLGSLAPPATMTPPAAASTHQEDVVDYTQQTPCWSDPNAFDWGAAMHATATFTDLLGGQSSYDLNEPGSSHWYQHGEPSAHWTPSEHVLGPSTLPHEDPSAWYMQSRVSGAGYTFGGVPTGQADDDEDDQGHARQGPAQAAGMRATHPPDAYTPGDCVRHRRR; encoded by the exons atggctcatggtggtctttccgagcttcttcagcagcggtacgacgagaaccataggggaaggataatattcacaggacaacag ttgggtccgttacgagcccggagtgtgcacaagattaaggagttggaccctcgattccacgagccactcgcacgggcgggactactacctttcgctctcatgatggacggagctcccatggaggtcggtggtaggacacctctcccggcaattgatgaggcactgctcacaggtctcgtcgaccgctggcgtcctgagacacacactttccactttccttttggtgagatggcagTAACACtgcgggacgtggccatgctgaccgggctgccaataaggggtgccccgttaatagtttcgcgacccgcaagggagcagtggaagggttatgttgcagatag gtttggtgtgcaatacgacgggaaggatgctggcctctccatgtcctgggttcatgggctgacacagttcggtccatgcccatTGGATGCGGACGAGAATACACTTATGcaacactatgaggtgtacttatacgtcctgctcggaggcatcatgttctgcaacacggcaggcgattatgtcgtcccacatattgtatggttagcagcccacctcgcgtcacatccttatgagcctacATCTTACAGCTGGGGATCTGCAATGttggctgcaacctacagaggattgtgtgatgcaacccagcgaacAAAGAGGAAGGCAACCATTACAGGGTGCTTACATCTCTTACAGTtatggagttgggagtacctcccgatttccagaccttgggtgctcaagtgctactacccagttcacatctctgatggcattgcagatgacataaggccaacgatggggtatcggtggattcataccaggctaagatggagtcagcagcaagaccatggtaactactccaggGTGATAAGTGACCTGGACATCCTTAGCGCTGATCTAGTGgattgggatccatggcgtatggcacgagtaaaagaaattgcagatggtggactcctggcatcctcttgtagccgtgacgcagacttatggttgaccacatgcttcttgttgtacatgaactgcgtggaagtatattctccagaacgtgtacagaggcagttcgggtaccgacaggtggtgcctGTTCCAGCACCACGAGACGCCGGACGGGCgcatga gtgGAGCTCAAAGGGGGGCGGAGGCACGCAGGACTGGGCATCCAAGAATGCCGAGTACATACGGAGGTGGACAGAATCAGCTGCGGTGGATGTCATCATtactgctggacaatacgacgaggccacgtactgggactaccttgcttggtaccgtccgcgcacgcgtgccaccttactcagcggacctgtacagccgggccccagacccttccccgaggatcgtgcccgcctacttcatgttgtg actgaagaggcgtatgagatgcatacgcaAGCGGATCAACCTTTTGGGGAACCAAGCAGGTCATCATCGCAGAGGGATCGTAACCCTCTCCGGGAGTACATGAGGACAAGAGGATCCCGCTTCCTAaacgctatacgtggtctaggtgggtgtgccccgcaatggagggggtacgaccaacatgccatggacccgtctcgtgcctcccacagcaggcggtcCTCCCACAGCAGGAGGTCATCCAGTGCTCGTGAGGAACCCGTCCGGTCAGAATCACGACATACATCTTCAGCTTCGGCGCGTCATGTCTCATGTTCCGgtgctgaggccgaggagtgcacgcagcctCCTGCGCCCGAGCAGGTTACACTGGGTTCACTAGCACCTCcggctacgatgacacctccggctgcagcatctactcatcaggaggacgtcgttgactacacgcagcagaccccttgctggagcgACCCTAATGCTTTTGACTGGGGTGCTGCAATGCATGCGACCGCCACCTTCACTGATCTACTCGGCGGACAGTCCTCCTATGATCTCAATGAACCTGGAAGTTCACATTGGTACCAGCatggcgagccttcggcacactggactccatcggagcacgttctagggccgtccacacttccgcacgaggatccttcggcatggtacatgcagaGCCGAGTAAGCGGggcgggatacacgttcggtggggttcccacagggcaggcagatgatgatgaagatgaccaagggcacgcaaggcaggggcctgcgcaggctgctgggatgagagccacacacccgccagacgcttacacgccTGGAGATTGTGTGAGGCATCGTCGCCGTTGA
- the LOC133926535 gene encoding protein mago nashi homolog 2-like, with protein MATGGGGAGENGGGEGEFYLRYYVGHKGKFGHEFLEFEFRPDGKLRYANNSNYKNDTMIRKEVFVSPSVLREARRIIQESEIMKEDDNNWPEPDRIGRQELEIVMGNEHISFTTSKIGSLVDVQTSKDPEGLRIFYYLVQDLKCFVFSLINLHFKIKPIQS; from the exons ATGgcgacgggcggcggcggcgcgggggagAACGGCGGTGGAGAGGGTGAGTTCTACTTGCGTTACTACGTGGGGCACAAGGGAAAGTTCGGGCACGAGTTCCTCGAGTTCGAGTTCCGCCCCGACGGCAAGCTCCGGTACGCCAACAACTCCAACTACAAGAACGACACGATGATCCGGAAGGAGGTCTTCGTCTCACCCTCCGTCCTCCGCGAGGCCCGCCGCATCATCCAGGAGTCAGAG ATTATGAAGGAGGACGACAACAACTGGCCCGAGCCCGACCGCATTGGCAGGCAGGAGCTCGAGATCGTCATGGGCAACGAGCACATCTCCTTCACCACCTCCAAGATCGGATCCCTCGTCGACGTCCAGACCAGCAAGGACCCTGAGGGCCTCCGCATCTTCTACTACCTCGTCCAG GATCTGAAGTGTTTTGTGTTTTCACTTATCAACCTCCACTTTAAGATCAAGCCTATCCAGTCTTGA